GGCGCCACCAGACCCAGGCGCCCGCGCCCAGCGACAAGAGCGGCAGCAGCACGACGGTCAGGAACATGAGCACCGTCGCCTGACCGGCGTCGAGCGCCATCGGCGCCGACACGGCCGGCTTGGGCCGCAGCGTGATGCCCTGCTGGCGCCCGGAGAGCCACGCGGTGGCGTTCAGGAGCAGGTTGTGGTTCCCCTGGATGCCGAACCACTGCTGCGTCGCGAAGACGCTGCCGCCGAAGACCACGGCGCGGAAGCCGCTCGACCCGTTCCCCCCGGGCAGCCCCTCGACGGACACCGCGATCGTCAGCGGCCCCTGCCGGTCCTTGCTCTTCTCGAACGCAGCCGCGTTCTTGAAATCCGTCTCGCCCCAGGCCTGGTCGGAGGTGCTCAAGAGCGGCGTGATGCGCCCGCTCTGCGCGTCGTAGTCGAGGCCGGCGGCCGCGGGAAACACCGTCGCGACGCGCGCCTGCTGCAGCGGATCCACGATGGGCGAGTACTCGTATTGCGGGATCACCGCCGTCGGCTCGGTCAGGTAGTGGCGCACCGGGTCGACGACGTAGTCCCGCTGCGGCGTCACGCCCCATTCCTTCAAAAGCCCGTCCAGGTTCGGCAGCGGGGTGTCCGACGGGTCGCGCATCACGAGCACGTGCCCGCCCTTGGTCGCGTACGTGCGGATCGCGCCGGCTTCGGCCGGTTGCAGGTCGTGCTGCGGGGCCGCGATCACGAGCACGGACGCGTCGTCCGGCACCCCGGGCTGCTGGAGCAGGTTCAGGCGGAGCACCTCGTAGCCCTGGTCGCGCAGGGCCTGGCTGAAGGGGTACAGCTCTCGATCCTCGGCGAGCTCCCCGTGCCCTTCAAGAAAGTAGACCTTCAGCGTCTCGGGATGGGCGACGCGCAAGATGGCGCTTGTCAGCGCCGCCTCGCCGTTCCAGTCGTTCGGCCCCTGACTCGTGCCGTAGAAGTCCCACGAGTGCAGAACCTCACGGTGCTCGCCCTGCGCCACCACGACTTCGTCGGCCTCGGTGACACCGTACTTCTGGGCTTCGCTCGGGTGCACCGTCGGGTCCACGGTCCGGAAGCGGATCTTGCCCGGCGCCTTCGCCTCGTACGCGTGGACGAGGTCGGTGAGCGGCGTCGCCAGACTGCTATTGGAGGTGACGAACGCGATCACGTCGACCGGCTGCTTCAATTCCTTCAGCACCTCGACCGTCTGCGGCGAGAGCGTGAACATGCGGTTCAGCGTGAGATCCCAGCTGCGCTCCGCCCTGACCCCGGCCACGTTGGCGAGGATCAGCGCCGCGATGA
The genomic region above belongs to Clostridia bacterium and contains:
- a CDS encoding GldG family protein — its product is MPSDTSAGTARRRRRWRAFSATYTAAVIAALILANVAGVRAERSWDLTLNRMFTLSPQTVEVLKELKQPVDVIAFVTSNSSLATPLTDLVHAYEAKAPGKIRFRTVDPTVHPSEAQKYGVTEADEVVVAQGEHREVLHSWDFYGTSQGPNDWNGEAALTSAILRVAHPETLKVYFLEGHGELAEDRELYPFSQALRDQGYEVLRLNLLQQPGVPDDASVLVIAAPQHDLQPAEAGAIRTYATKGGHVLVMRDPSDTPLPNLDGLLKEWGVTPQRDYVVDPVRHYLTEPTAVIPQYEYSPIVDPLQQARVATVFPAAAGLDYDAQSGRITPLLSTSDQAWGETDFKNAAAFEKSKDRQGPLTIAVSVEGLPGGNGSSGFRAVVFGGSVFATQQWFGIQGNHNLLLNATAWLSGRQQGITLRPKPAVSAPMALDAGQATVLMFLTVVLLPLLSLGAGAWVWWRRRRL